In one window of Gammaproteobacteria bacterium DNA:
- a CDS encoding EcsC family protein: MKLSNEDLENLRDARALLEHPSLAARIANALGTPIEKGLRLLPASASEIINHSTRAALEKALQLAVTSLDRRALRPPSNLFHKLVVAGTGAGGGAFGLAGLPVELPISTMVMLRSIADVARSEGELIATPAAKLACVEVFALGGRATSDDATETGYFAVRAALQQVLAEAAQHIAQKGVAQRGAPALVRVIAQIASRFGIVVSEKVAAQAIPVIGAAGGAFINVLFIDHYQDIARGHFVIRRLERKYGGDLVKAAYDSL; the protein is encoded by the coding sequence ATGAAGCTGTCCAACGAAGATCTTGAAAATTTAAGGGACGCCAGAGCGTTGCTGGAGCACCCGAGTCTCGCCGCCAGAATCGCGAACGCACTGGGCACGCCGATCGAAAAGGGGCTTAGATTATTGCCCGCGTCCGCCTCGGAGATAATTAACCATTCGACGCGCGCGGCGCTCGAAAAAGCGTTGCAGTTGGCGGTCACGAGCCTGGATCGGCGCGCATTGCGCCCGCCGTCCAACCTGTTTCACAAGCTCGTCGTGGCGGGCACCGGCGCGGGTGGTGGCGCGTTCGGACTCGCGGGCCTGCCGGTGGAACTGCCGATTTCGACGATGGTGATGCTGCGCTCGATCGCGGACGTCGCGCGAAGTGAAGGCGAACTGATCGCGACACCGGCAGCGAAGCTCGCGTGCGTGGAGGTTTTCGCCTTGGGCGGCCGCGCGACTTCTGACGACGCCACCGAGACCGGCTATTTCGCGGTGCGCGCCGCGTTGCAGCAGGTATTGGCTGAGGCGGCCCAGCACATCGCGCAAAAAGGCGTCGCCCAACGGGGCGCGCCCGCGCTGGTGCGGGTGATCGCACAAATCGCTTCGCGCTTCGGCATCGTCGTCTCGGAAAAAGTCGCCGCGCAGGCCATCCCTGTCATCGGCGCCGCCGGCGGCGCATTCATCAACGTGCTGTTTATCGACCACTATCAGGACATCGC
- the bioB gene encoding biotin synthase BioB encodes MAPGRFPVRHDWRVDEIEAWLARPFNDLLFTAHSMHREHHDPNTIQISTLLSIKTGACPEDCGYCPQSARYDTALEREPLLPLNDVVRSAKAAKAGGASRFCMGAAWRNPTDKQLDKVIEMVRAVKALGLETCVTLGMLTAVQARRLHAVGLEFYNHNLDTSPEFYGTIISTRVYQDRLDTLAHVRDAGISVCSGGILGMGESRRDRARLLQQLANLPQHPESVPINLLVRVEGTPLFDAASFDPLEFVRTIATARILMPKSMVRLSAGRTSMSDEHQALCFFAGANSIFYGERLLTTANPQTDSDARLFARLGLERLNAGTALPANAPTATQ; translated from the coding sequence ATGGCGCCCGGTCGATTTCCTGTTCGCCACGACTGGCGTGTCGATGAAATCGAGGCGTGGCTTGCGCGCCCCTTCAATGACCTGTTGTTCACGGCGCACTCTATGCATCGCGAGCATCACGACCCCAACACCATCCAAATCAGCACCCTGCTGTCGATCAAGACCGGCGCCTGCCCGGAAGACTGCGGCTATTGTCCGCAAAGCGCACGCTACGATACCGCGCTTGAACGCGAACCCCTGCTGCCGCTGAACGACGTTGTCAGAAGCGCGAAAGCGGCCAAGGCCGGTGGCGCGTCGCGCTTCTGCATGGGCGCGGCGTGGCGCAATCCAACCGACAAGCAACTTGACAAGGTGATCGAGATGGTTCGCGCGGTCAAGGCGCTGGGACTGGAAACATGCGTCACCTTAGGCATGCTGACCGCCGTCCAAGCGCGGCGCCTGCACGCGGTCGGCCTGGAATTCTATAATCACAATCTGGACACATCGCCGGAATTCTACGGCACTATCATCAGCACGCGCGTTTATCAGGACCGGCTGGACACCCTGGCGCACGTGCGGGACGCGGGCATCAGCGTCTGCAGCGGCGGCATTCTGGGTATGGGCGAATCGCGCCGCGATCGCGCACGCCTGCTGCAACAACTCGCCAATCTGCCGCAACATCCTGAGTCGGTGCCGATCAATCTGCTGGTGCGGGTCGAAGGCACACCGCTTTTTGATGCCGCCAGCTTTGATCCGCTGGAATTCGTGCGCACCATTGCGACCGCGCGGATTTTAATGCCGAAGTCCATGGTGCGGCTGTCCGCCGGGCGCACGAGCATGAGCGACGAGCACCAGGCGCTATGTTTCTTCGCGGGCGCCAATTCAATTTTTTACGGCGAAAGATTGCTTACTACCGCGAATCCGCAAACCGATAGCGATGCACGATTGTTCGCACGCCTGGGCCTAGAACGGTTGAACGCCGGTACTGCGCTACCCGCGAACGCCCCGACTGCTACACAATAA
- a CDS encoding ComF family protein, whose product MDFGWTRDLRAFVYPPTCVLCEARGHDDLDLCAACEDELPRLGLACARCGLPVTSSDVTVCGTCQKKPPAFDAVTALFQYQPPVNHLIHQLKFHGRLSHARLLGQLLAKHLSARSGVPPGCIVPVPLHPRRIRERGFNQALELARHVGRRLRVPVDFKSARRIRHTDTQTDLPAKARRSNVRGAFKIATDFRACHVAILDDVVTTGATVDELARSLRRVCAERIEVWSIARVV is encoded by the coding sequence ATGGATTTTGGATGGACGCGCGATTTGCGCGCATTCGTGTACCCGCCGACCTGCGTGTTGTGCGAGGCGCGGGGGCATGACGACCTCGATCTGTGCGCCGCCTGCGAGGACGAGCTGCCACGTCTGGGATTAGCCTGCGCGCGCTGCGGGTTGCCGGTTACATCGTCGGATGTAACGGTTTGCGGCACGTGCCAGAAAAAGCCGCCCGCGTTCGATGCGGTGACTGCTCTGTTTCAATATCAGCCGCCGGTGAATCATCTGATCCACCAGCTCAAGTTCCACGGCCGTCTCTCGCACGCACGGCTGCTCGGGCAGCTGCTGGCTAAGCACCTGTCCGCGAGATCGGGTGTGCCGCCAGGGTGCATCGTGCCGGTTCCGCTGCATCCGCGCCGAATCCGGGAGCGCGGGTTCAATCAGGCGCTGGAGCTCGCGCGCCATGTCGGGCGACGCTTGCGGGTGCCTGTAGATTTCAAGTCTGCGCGGCGGATCAGGCACACTGATACGCAAACTGACTTGCCGGCGAAGGCGCGGCGCAGTAACGTCCGAGGCGCCTTTAAGATCGCGACGGATTTCAGGGCGTGTCACGTGGCTATTCTGGACGATGTGGTCACCACCGGCGCGACCGTCGATGAACTGGCGCGGTCCTTACGCCGCGTGTGCGCGGAGCGCATCGAGGTGTGGAGCATCGCGCGCGTGGTCTAG
- the ubiA gene encoding 4-hydroxybenzoate octaprenyltransferase: protein MGKHAAISPSTIANKLWQYALLIRLNRPIGMLLLLWPMLWALWIAADGSPDARVLWIMIAGVVLMRSAGCAINDFADRDLDPHVERTRDRPLARGTISPGEALGVFIVLILVAFGLVCLTNLLTVLLSVAGAVLAASYPFMKRIHYLPQVHLGAAFGWAVPMAFTTQTGAWPPPVAWLVFIAAVLWASVYDTMYAMADRDDDLKVGVKSTAILFGDADRAIIGTIQLLLMLDLILIGRQAGLGFYYSLGLCGAAGFALYQQVLIAGRERARCFRAFLNNNWFGLAVFAGIAVDYQLR from the coding sequence ATGGGTAAACACGCCGCCATCAGCCCGAGTACGATTGCGAACAAGCTCTGGCAGTACGCGCTTCTGATACGCCTGAACCGGCCGATCGGGATGTTGCTGCTGCTGTGGCCGATGTTGTGGGCATTGTGGATCGCGGCCGATGGCTCGCCTGACGCGCGTGTGCTGTGGATCATGATCGCGGGTGTGGTCCTCATGCGCTCGGCGGGATGTGCGATCAACGACTTCGCTGACCGAGACCTCGATCCGCACGTCGAGCGCACGCGCGACCGCCCGCTTGCACGCGGCACGATTTCACCTGGCGAGGCGCTGGGCGTCTTCATCGTGTTGATCCTGGTCGCGTTCGGGCTGGTCTGCCTTACGAATCTACTCACCGTACTGCTGTCCGTGGCGGGTGCGGTATTGGCCGCCAGTTACCCATTCATGAAGCGTATCCATTATCTGCCGCAAGTGCATCTTGGCGCAGCGTTCGGCTGGGCAGTGCCGATGGCTTTCACCACCCAGACCGGCGCGTGGCCGCCTCCGGTCGCATGGCTGGTCTTCATAGCTGCGGTGCTGTGGGCAAGCGTGTACGACACCATGTACGCGATGGCCGATCGCGATGACGATCTCAAGGTCGGGGTAAAGTCCACCGCGATTCTGTTCGGCGACGCGGACCGCGCGATCATCGGCACAATTCAGCTCCTATTGATGCTGGATCTGATCCTGATCGGTCGCCAGGCCGGGCTGGGTTTTTATTATTCTCTAGGTCTGTGCGGGGCGGCGGGATTTGCGCTCTATCAGCAGGTGCTGATTGCCGGTCGCGAACGTGCACGCTGTTTTCGCGCTTTCCTCAACAACAACTGGTTCGGTCTGGCTGTGTTCGCCGGCATCGCTGTGGACTATCAGCTCCGCTAG
- the gorA gene encoding glutathione-disulfide reductase, protein MPKHYDLIAIGGGSGGLSVAQRAASHGARCALIEPDRLGGTCVNRGCVPKKIMWYASALSHVLGDFANYGFDVTRNSFDWETLVTRREAFIRKLNDWYCTYLADNKVNWVQARARFVDAHTVEVAGEHYRADHIVIATGGSPVVPDIPGSEFGITSDGFFELTQPPDRVAVVGAGYIAVELAGMLNALGSQVCLYLRKEHLLRRFDSMLREALIETMRNDGINIFPHSRIEAVDKQRDGKLRLMCDQCQATLDFDAVLWAIGRAPKAAELDLAAAGIQTNDEGFVPTDGYQNTSEPGVYAIGDITGRVPLTPVAVAAGRRLADRLFGGQAERCLDYENIPSVIFSHPPIGAVGLTEDEARATHGAAVKVYQTRFTSIYEALTEHRLKTQMKLVTVGVDEKVVGCHVIGPGADEMLQGFAVAIRMGATKRDFDDTVAIHPTSAEELVTMR, encoded by the coding sequence ATGCCAAAACACTACGACCTTATCGCCATCGGTGGCGGCAGCGGCGGCCTGTCCGTAGCGCAACGCGCGGCGAGTCATGGCGCGCGTTGTGCGCTGATCGAGCCCGATCGACTTGGCGGCACCTGCGTGAACCGCGGGTGCGTGCCGAAAAAAATCATGTGGTACGCCTCCGCGTTATCGCACGTCCTGGGCGACTTCGCCAATTACGGCTTCGATGTCACGCGCAACAGTTTCGACTGGGAGACGCTGGTTACGAGGCGTGAAGCCTTCATCCGCAAACTAAACGACTGGTATTGCACTTATCTCGCGGACAATAAGGTCAACTGGGTCCAGGCGCGCGCGCGTTTCGTTGACGCGCATACCGTGGAGGTCGCTGGCGAACATTACCGCGCCGACCATATCGTCATCGCCACCGGCGGCTCCCCTGTTGTGCCGGATATTCCGGGTTCGGAATTCGGCATCACCTCGGACGGTTTTTTCGAGCTCACGCAACCGCCCGACCGCGTAGCCGTGGTCGGCGCCGGTTACATCGCCGTTGAACTGGCCGGCATGCTCAATGCGCTCGGCAGTCAGGTCTGTCTTTATTTGCGTAAGGAACATTTGTTGCGGCGATTCGACAGCATGCTGCGCGAGGCGCTGATAGAGACGATGCGGAACGACGGCATCAATATCTTTCCGCACTCTCGGATTGAGGCTGTTGACAAGCAGCGTGATGGAAAACTCAGGCTGATGTGCGACCAATGCCAGGCGACGCTGGATTTCGATGCCGTGCTGTGGGCGATCGGCCGCGCGCCGAAAGCCGCGGAGCTAGATCTCGCCGCCGCCGGTATACAGACCAACGACGAGGGGTTCGTGCCCACGGACGGCTATCAAAACACTAGCGAGCCGGGTGTTTACGCGATCGGCGACATCACTGGCCGCGTACCGCTTACGCCGGTGGCAGTGGCCGCGGGCCGGCGGCTGGCGGATCGCCTGTTCGGGGGGCAGGCCGAGCGCTGCCTCGACTACGAAAACATTCCCTCCGTGATCTTCAGTCATCCGCCGATCGGCGCGGTGGGGCTCACCGAAGACGAGGCGCGCGCCACGCACGGCGCGGCGGTAAAGGTTTATCAGACGCGCTTCACGTCCATATACGAGGCGCTGACCGAACACAGGCTGAAGACTCAGATGAAGCTGGTGACCGTCGGCGTAGACGAAAAAGTTGTCGGCTGCCACGTCATCGGTCCCGGCGCGGACGAGATGCTGCAAGGCTTCGCGGTGGCGATCCGCATGGGCGCCACCAAGCGCGACTTTGACGACACGGTGGCCATCCATCCCACCAGCGCGGAGGAACTGGTGACGATGCGGTAA